The following proteins are co-located in the Apium graveolens cultivar Ventura chromosome 5, ASM990537v1, whole genome shotgun sequence genome:
- the LOC141661437 gene encoding protein EMB-1, which produces MSSQQEKKELDARARQGETVVPGGTGGKSLEAQEHLAEGRSKGGQTRKEQLGTEGYHEMGRKGGLSTNDASGGERAEQEGIDIDESKFRTKN; this is translated from the exons ATGTCGAGCCAACAAGAGAAGAAAGAGCTTGATGCCAGGGCCAGGCAAGGAGAGACTGTTGTTCCTGGTGGTACTGGTGGAAAAAGTCTTGAAGCTCAGGAGCATCTAGCTGAAG GGCGGAGCAAAGGAGGGCAGACGAGGAAGGAGCAGTTGGGCACGGAAGGGTATCATGAGATGGGCCGCAAAGGTGGGCTAAGCACCAACGACGCGTCCGGTGGTGAACGTGCTGAGCAGGAAGGCATTGACATT